The following are from one region of the Ignavibacteriales bacterium genome:
- the hemN gene encoding oxygen-independent coproporphyrinogen III oxidase, with the protein MQKAINDNLLSILKQFDRPGPRYTSYPTAPVFSAQYTAKRFEDDLIENNHNSSAPLSLYLHIPFCDTLCYFCGCTTIITKNREKISEYLIALKKEIDHTASFIGKERKVVQMAWGGGTPSYLTPDEISGLSKFIRERFTFSDDAEISVEIDPRELTFDHLKAFVDSGANRFSLGVQDFNDDVQKAVNRIQPEKLTQQVFRWSRELGIKSINVDLIYGLPLQTVELFTTTLEKVIELSPERIAVFNFAFVPWVKPHQKLLHQDQLPTAEEKLHLLQLTINTLIDAGYVYVGMDHFAKPTDELAREQKRKTLHRNFQGYSIKAGADLFGFGMSAISHFGTVYAQNVKDLPAYYDAIENGHFPTILGYKMTPDDEVRKFVIMRLMCDLELDKRDIERRFEIIFDEYFSDALLKLKEFIPLQLLSLERDHIVVTDSGRFVLRNIAMCFDAYLPKTTKEKPIFSRTV; encoded by the coding sequence TTGCAAAAAGCAATTAACGATAATCTTCTTTCTATTCTGAAACAATTTGACCGTCCAGGTCCGCGTTATACGAGTTATCCTACGGCGCCGGTGTTCTCTGCTCAATATACTGCGAAACGTTTTGAAGATGACCTGATCGAAAATAATCATAACAGCTCTGCCCCGTTGTCATTGTACCTCCATATACCTTTTTGCGACACGCTGTGCTACTTTTGCGGATGTACGACCATTATTACAAAGAACCGCGAAAAGATATCCGAATATCTCATCGCGTTGAAGAAAGAAATTGATCACACAGCATCGTTCATCGGCAAAGAGAGAAAAGTTGTTCAGATGGCGTGGGGCGGCGGCACGCCGTCGTATCTGACACCGGATGAAATCAGCGGGCTTTCAAAATTTATACGGGAGCGGTTCACATTTTCAGATGATGCTGAAATCAGTGTCGAGATTGATCCGCGCGAACTGACATTCGATCACCTGAAAGCTTTTGTCGACAGCGGAGCGAACCGGTTCAGTCTCGGTGTACAGGATTTTAATGATGATGTGCAAAAAGCAGTCAATCGCATTCAGCCGGAAAAATTGACGCAGCAGGTTTTCCGTTGGTCGCGAGAACTTGGAATTAAAAGCATTAATGTAGACCTCATTTATGGTCTGCCCCTGCAGACGGTGGAGTTGTTTACGACGACGCTAGAAAAAGTGATTGAGTTGTCGCCGGAGCGGATTGCTGTGTTCAACTTTGCATTTGTGCCATGGGTGAAGCCGCATCAAAAACTCCTCCACCAGGATCAATTGCCGACCGCGGAAGAAAAATTACATCTGCTGCAATTAACAATCAATACGCTTATTGACGCGGGATATGTGTATGTCGGCATGGATCATTTCGCCAAACCGACAGACGAACTGGCGCGCGAACAAAAACGCAAGACATTACACCGCAACTTTCAAGGATATTCCATCAAAGCAGGCGCCGATCTTTTTGGTTTCGGCATGTCTGCAATTTCACACTTTGGAACGGTGTACGCGCAGAATGTAAAAGATTTACCCGCGTATTATGATGCAATTGAAAACGGACATTTTCCAACTATCCTTGGCTACAAAATGACGCCTGATGATGAAGTTCGCAAGTTTGTCATTATGCGTTTGATGTGCGATCTCGAACTCGATAAGCGAGATATAGAACGGCGTTTCGAAATTATTTTTGATGAATATTTTTCCGATGCACTGCTCAAGCTGAAAGAATTTATTCCTCTCCAACTACTTTCTTTGGAACGTGATCACATTGTCGTGACCGATTCGGGCCGATTCGTTCTTCGAAACATTGCTATGTGTTTCGATGCCTACCTTCCGAAAACGACGAAAGAAAAACCAATTTTTTCCAGAACGGTATAG
- a CDS encoding dihydroorotate dehydrogenase-like protein, with product MDLSTTYLGMKLKNPIVASASPLSRSMDSMHRLEDAGVSAIVMHSLFEEQVTNEAESLAFYKSYGTESYAEALTYFPDTGDYQFAPEEYLELVAKASNKLEIPVIASINGVTPGGWTRYAKKMEEAGAAALELNVYYIPTSGTMSGIDVENRYIEILKQVHGAVKIPVAVKLSPFFSSIPHIAQRLVNEGADGLVLFNRFYQPDIDLEELDVKPGVELSDSYANRLPMRWIGILFGKVKASLAATSGIHTAEDVLKLTMAGADITMMCSALLMHGPEHIAKVVKDVEHWMTEHEYESIEQMKGSLSHKSIAEPSSYERANYMKALNRYKLLV from the coding sequence ATGGATCTTTCAACAACATATCTCGGAATGAAATTAAAAAATCCGATTGTTGCGTCAGCGAGTCCGTTATCACGCTCGATGGATTCGATGCACCGACTTGAAGATGCAGGCGTATCAGCAATTGTGATGCATTCGCTCTTTGAAGAGCAGGTCACTAATGAAGCTGAATCGCTGGCTTTCTACAAGTCATACGGGACGGAGAGTTATGCGGAAGCACTTACATACTTTCCCGATACCGGTGATTATCAATTTGCTCCAGAAGAATATTTGGAGCTTGTTGCGAAAGCATCGAACAAACTGGAAATTCCGGTTATTGCCAGTATCAATGGTGTCACACCGGGCGGCTGGACTCGCTATGCAAAAAAGATGGAAGAAGCAGGAGCCGCTGCCTTGGAATTAAATGTCTATTATATTCCCACAAGCGGAACGATGTCCGGTATAGACGTAGAGAATCGCTACATAGAGATATTGAAGCAAGTCCACGGTGCAGTGAAGATTCCGGTTGCCGTAAAATTAAGTCCATTTTTCAGTTCGATTCCTCATATTGCACAACGTCTTGTGAACGAAGGGGCCGATGGGTTGGTGCTCTTTAACCGTTTCTATCAGCCGGATATTGACCTCGAAGAATTGGATGTGAAGCCGGGTGTTGAATTAAGCGATTCATACGCAAACCGTTTGCCAATGCGCTGGATCGGAATTTTATTTGGAAAGGTAAAGGCAAGTCTCGCGGCTACGAGCGGTATCCACACGGCAGAAGATGTGCTGAAGTTGACGATGGCAGGGGCAGATATCACGATGATGTGTTCTGCACTGCTGATGCATGGTCCGGAACATATCGCTAAAGTGGTAAAGGATGTAGAGCACTGGATGACGGAGCATGAATACGAGTCCATCGAACAGATGAAGGGAAGTCTCAGCCATAAATCCATTGCCGAGCCCTCTTCCTATGAACGAGCGAATTATATGAAAGCGCTTAATCGTTATAAACTTCTTGTCTAG
- a CDS encoding N-6 DNA methylase, giving the protein MLETYIKKIASSTAQGDAREESYYGNFSNFLESFAAETGKKHIQITTLPKKTEAGNPDFRVWDGKQQIVGYIEAKKPGENLDLIEDSEQLKRYRATFPNLILTDFYEFRLYRNGDLFDKVLLARPYIAKKLKTVPPVEHKEKFITLLEKFFSFSLPNVLTAENLAVELAKRTGFLRDEVVIKELEEAEHGKGKTFGFYTAFKQYLVSDLSPKDFADIYSQTITYGLFAARTRATGEFNRKLAYDLIPKTIGILRDVFRFISLDKLPPQMEVIIDDIAEVLQAADVNKILDEYYRKGKGEDPIVHFYETLLNIYDPGTREKRGVYYTPEPVVKYIVRAIHDLLKTHFHLQDGLASKDVTLLDPAGGTLTFPAEAIKLAVQEYITKYGDAGKTKLIKNQILKNFYAFELMMAPYAIGHIKISFLLEELGYTMQDDDRFKLYLTNTLDIEDLKQTEIPGLESLSDENHLAGQIKQKEPILVILGNPPYSANSANSNDWTEQLLKEDIDGATGYYTVDGQPLGEKNPKWLQDDYVKFLRFAQWKIHKAGQGIVGMITNHSYLDNPTFRGMRQSLVKTYNEIYIIDLHGNAKKKETTPDGEKDENVFDIQQGTAIAVFVKTKNTKGCKVYHRDIFGLRDEKYEWLEKKPFKKKDYETLNPKTPWYFLIKRNTEEIEHYEKWWKVNDVFPTHNVGIVTAKDDFAIAFNKEALEGRIRQFRNMKFDKEFLASAYHLKSSGSWDLDEAREKLAKDEDYDEHYNKILYRPFDERFIYYSEFIVERMRYDVMQHMLKENIGICFMRPQSPKFDVSPFVSDTFIDQCVVGNKTAGGGISYIAPLYLYETEKAKKKASLSTMMLFETAAEYGKAKSQGDRGKKANIALKVFEQLGETYGKVPTPEQILQYCYAVLYSNVYREKYAEFLKIDFPRIPFTKNYELFHEMSKLGSELIELHLLKHKALNKPILKYFGKGKDDAIVKPRYDKENERVYINDQKYFENVSAEVWNYQIGGYQVMEKYLKDRKGRQMEDSGHYCQMGTSIARTIEVQKELDKLFPRVEKKVIEL; this is encoded by the coding sequence ATGTTAGAAACATACATCAAGAAAATAGCATCCAGCACCGCACAGGGCGACGCCCGCGAAGAAAGTTATTACGGTAACTTCTCCAATTTTTTAGAATCCTTTGCCGCTGAAACGGGCAAAAAGCATATTCAAATTACCACGCTTCCTAAAAAGACCGAAGCTGGAAATCCGGATTTCCGCGTGTGGGATGGCAAGCAGCAGATCGTTGGGTACATCGAAGCGAAGAAGCCGGGAGAGAATCTCGACCTCATTGAAGATTCAGAACAACTGAAACGCTACCGCGCCACATTTCCCAATCTTATCCTCACTGATTTTTACGAGTTCCGGTTATACCGCAACGGCGACTTGTTCGATAAAGTTCTTCTCGCCAGGCCGTACATCGCCAAAAAACTCAAAACCGTTCCGCCGGTCGAACACAAAGAAAAGTTCATCACGCTTCTGGAAAAATTCTTTTCTTTCTCTCTGCCCAATGTGCTCACCGCAGAAAATCTCGCAGTAGAGCTGGCAAAACGTACCGGCTTTTTGCGCGATGAAGTAGTCATCAAAGAACTGGAAGAAGCAGAACATGGCAAGGGAAAAACATTCGGCTTCTATACCGCCTTCAAACAATATCTCGTTTCCGATCTTTCACCGAAAGATTTTGCGGACATCTATTCACAAACCATTACTTACGGATTGTTTGCAGCGCGCACGCGTGCAACCGGAGAGTTCAACCGTAAATTAGCGTACGATCTGATTCCCAAAACCATCGGCATCCTGCGCGATGTGTTTCGATTTATCTCTCTCGACAAATTGCCGCCGCAGATGGAAGTAATCATTGATGACATTGCCGAAGTGCTTCAAGCGGCCGATGTGAACAAAATTCTGGATGAGTATTACCGGAAGGGAAAAGGCGAAGATCCGATCGTTCACTTCTACGAAACCCTTTTGAATATCTACGATCCAGGCACGCGCGAAAAACGCGGAGTGTATTACACACCGGAACCGGTGGTGAAATATATCGTCCGTGCAATTCACGATTTGCTTAAAACACATTTCCATTTGCAAGACGGATTGGCGAGTAAAGATGTAACTTTGCTCGATCCGGCAGGAGGAACGCTCACGTTTCCTGCGGAAGCAATTAAGCTGGCGGTACAAGAATACATAACAAAATACGGCGATGCAGGAAAAACGAAACTGATTAAAAACCAGATTCTCAAAAACTTTTATGCGTTCGAGTTGATGATGGCTCCGTATGCCATCGGGCATATTAAAATCAGTTTCTTGCTGGAAGAACTCGGCTATACCATGCAGGACGACGACCGCTTTAAGCTCTATCTGACCAACACACTCGACATAGAAGATTTAAAGCAAACCGAAATTCCCGGACTTGAATCCCTAAGCGATGAAAACCACCTTGCCGGACAGATAAAACAAAAAGAACCGATACTCGTTATTCTTGGCAATCCGCCGTACTCAGCTAATTCCGCAAACAGCAATGATTGGACAGAACAACTATTAAAAGAAGATATTGATGGCGCAACTGGATATTATACTGTTGATGGACAACCGCTTGGCGAGAAAAACCCAAAATGGCTGCAAGATGATTATGTAAAATTCCTTCGCTTTGCTCAATGGAAGATTCACAAAGCCGGGCAGGGAATTGTTGGTATGATTACCAACCATAGTTATTTGGATAATCCTACATTTCGCGGTATGCGTCAAAGCTTGGTGAAAACGTATAACGAGATTTATATTATTGATCTGCACGGCAATGCTAAGAAAAAAGAAACGACTCCCGACGGTGAGAAGGATGAAAATGTTTTTGATATTCAGCAGGGAACAGCGATTGCCGTTTTTGTAAAAACAAAAAATACAAAGGGCTGTAAGGTTTATCATCGGGATATTTTTGGCTTACGAGATGAAAAATATGAATGGTTAGAAAAGAAGCCATTTAAGAAAAAAGATTATGAAACATTGAATCCAAAAACACCATGGTATTTCTTGATTAAAAGAAATACGGAAGAGATTGAACATTATGAGAAATGGTGGAAAGTGAATGATGTTTTCCCAACTCATAATGTTGGAATAGTTACAGCAAAAGATGACTTTGCCATTGCTTTTAATAAAGAAGCGCTGGAAGGAAGAATAAGACAATTCAGAAATATGAAATTTGACAAAGAATTTCTTGCATCTGCTTATCATTTAAAAAGCTCTGGTAGTTGGGATTTGGATGAAGCAAGAGAAAAATTGGCGAAAGACGAAGATTATGATGAGCATTATAATAAAATATTATATCGACCCTTTGATGAGCGTTTCATTTATTATTCTGAATTTATTGTTGAAAGAATGCGCTATGATGTAATGCAGCATATGTTAAAGGAAAATATTGGAATTTGTTTTATGAGACCTCAATCTCCAAAGTTTGATGTCTCTCCTTTTGTATCTGATACATTCATAGATCAATGTGTTGTTGGAAATAAAACAGCCGGAGGCGGGATATCCTATATAGCACCTCTTTATCTCTACGAAACCGAGAAAGCAAAAAAGAAAGCCTCACTTTCCACTATGATGCTGTTTGAAACCGCAGCGGAATACGGCAAAGCAAAATCCCAAGGGGACAGGGGCAAGAAAGCGAACATTGCGCTGAAAGTGTTTGAGCAATTGGGCGAAACGTACGGCAAAGTCCCAACGCCGGAGCAAATCCTGCAATACTGTTACGCCGTCTTATATAGCAATGTTTACCGCGAAAAGTATGCAGAGTTTTTGAAGATTGATTTCCCGCGCATTCCGTTCACCAAAAATTATGAGCTATTTCATGAAATGTCGAAACTCGGCAGTGAACTGATAGAACTGCATTTGCTCAAGCATAAAGCTTTGAACAAACCCATCCTCAAATATTTTGGTAAGGGTAAA
- a CDS encoding TonB-dependent receptor: protein MKRATKNIFFLLIGLFGLIHSISLGRGITGTLEGKVRDKDTGDPLPGIAVVVIGAGIGCSTDSLGRYQITGIRTGVYDVRFQMIGYQTKTITKVTILPDFKTNVDATLKQSSVEMEPIEIRAEHALIQKDKAASAYQYSGAQMDLLPVSRLNEALTLMPGVTREGNVRGGRTNEVIYLLDGIPIQDVISGGSSVELSKNTVGAMTMWIGGFDAEFGNALSGVVNIVSQSSSPTQQFQVRYERDHWLADHLVQQTDKEDEIELFASGPLIAGTLSYLTTNTYSLNDSRWWQDFQHFFPSPINKNFTGLTRLEYVPTQATRLVLQGLYSIQQMRDYEYRWRYNLAGLPERKKDIYRGTAMFTHTLSPHSFYTVTLGYSTQRSHIGPETKDELTLMPYQYDIYLRFIASGSKNWWAETKQDIFTLKGEYTLQAFSFHTFKTGAELNQYTIYGDIIKYEPQVTYFGKPILDAPLLNYSNFYEYHPRMGSVFVQDKMEFTSDGAMMNFGFRWDFLDPAAQRPIVEYIPTNPDEYQQHVTGTVHTTVKQQISSRFSFTMPVGPDGYLFANYGRYVQFPLFEYLYSGITPIQLEYGAKNVLAGNPDLEPERLTAWEFGAKQLLKNNWAISATYFQKKITNQIDAKTLVPFDNKFSGNYGYASYVNLDEAYAEGFEIVLTHESPDWLNGFISYTNMSTEGLSEQADQNINIAQWGFAVPAYPYPLSWDQRHTVKMNLDAKLPFGINADLYAEYHSPRPYTFYPTKDGFVPLDPSQPFLPNNRRMFEVYTIDVKIQKSIQIHSPFPIDLRLYADIRNVLNTRNVLWIDSNNRTGGELDDPSAYSTPRRVRIGIQLQF from the coding sequence ATGAAAAGAGCAACAAAGAACATATTTTTTCTTTTGATAGGTCTCTTCGGATTGATTCACTCAATCTCATTAGGGAGAGGAATCACGGGGACACTCGAGGGAAAAGTACGGGATAAAGATACTGGGGATCCGCTTCCAGGTATAGCGGTTGTCGTGATCGGAGCGGGGATAGGATGCTCAACTGATTCGCTGGGACGTTATCAAATAACAGGTATCCGAACAGGTGTGTATGATGTCCGGTTCCAAATGATCGGATATCAGACGAAGACCATTACCAAAGTCACAATCCTTCCGGATTTTAAGACAAATGTCGATGCGACGCTCAAACAATCATCGGTGGAAATGGAACCGATCGAAATTCGAGCAGAGCATGCTCTTATCCAGAAAGATAAAGCCGCATCAGCGTACCAGTACAGCGGAGCGCAAATGGATCTCTTGCCGGTTTCACGTTTGAACGAAGCTTTAACGTTGATGCCTGGGGTGACGCGGGAAGGGAATGTCCGTGGTGGAAGAACGAACGAAGTCATTTACTTGTTAGATGGGATACCAATCCAGGATGTCATTTCCGGAGGTTCCTCGGTCGAACTTTCTAAAAATACTGTAGGGGCAATGACGATGTGGATAGGAGGATTCGATGCAGAGTTTGGCAACGCGTTATCCGGTGTAGTGAACATTGTCAGTCAATCGTCATCGCCAACACAACAATTTCAAGTGCGGTATGAACGTGATCATTGGCTTGCAGACCATCTGGTCCAGCAGACCGATAAAGAAGATGAAATAGAATTGTTTGCCAGCGGACCTCTTATAGCAGGAACGCTTTCGTACCTCACCACGAACACTTATTCTTTGAATGACTCACGCTGGTGGCAGGATTTCCAGCATTTCTTTCCATCCCCCATCAATAAGAATTTTACGGGACTCACGCGATTAGAATATGTACCGACACAGGCAACGCGTCTCGTTCTTCAAGGGCTTTATTCCATTCAACAGATGCGGGATTATGAATATCGCTGGCGTTATAATTTGGCGGGGCTTCCCGAACGGAAGAAAGATATCTACCGCGGTACAGCGATGTTTACTCATACACTCTCGCCGCATTCGTTTTATACCGTGACCCTTGGGTATTCTACTCAGCGTTCCCACATCGGCCCCGAGACGAAGGACGAGTTGACATTGATGCCGTACCAATACGATATCTACTTGCGTTTCATTGCCAGTGGGTCAAAGAATTGGTGGGCTGAAACGAAACAGGACATCTTCACGCTGAAGGGAGAATATACGCTCCAGGCATTCTCATTCCACACTTTTAAAACCGGGGCAGAACTCAATCAATACACAATCTACGGCGACATCATCAAATACGAACCGCAGGTAACCTATTTCGGGAAACCCATACTCGATGCCCCATTATTAAACTACAGCAATTTTTATGAGTATCATCCACGCATGGGTTCTGTTTTCGTCCAGGATAAAATGGAGTTTACCTCTGATGGTGCAATGATGAATTTCGGTTTCCGGTGGGATTTCCTTGATCCGGCTGCACAGCGGCCGATCGTTGAATACATCCCAACGAATCCGGATGAATACCAACAGCACGTCACAGGAACAGTTCACACGACGGTGAAACAACAGATCAGTTCTCGGTTCTCATTTACGATGCCCGTTGGGCCGGATGGATATCTTTTCGCTAACTATGGCCGGTATGTTCAGTTTCCCCTCTTTGAGTATCTCTATTCCGGTATCACACCAATTCAATTAGAATACGGGGCAAAGAATGTTTTAGCCGGTAATCCAGATTTGGAACCTGAACGGCTCACTGCCTGGGAATTTGGCGCAAAACAGTTATTGAAAAATAATTGGGCGATTTCGGCAACGTATTTTCAGAAGAAAATTACAAATCAAATCGATGCGAAGACTCTTGTTCCGTTTGACAACAAATTTTCGGGAAATTACGGATACGCCTCCTATGTCAACCTTGATGAAGCCTACGCAGAAGGTTTTGAGATTGTCTTGACTCATGAAAGTCCGGATTGGCTCAATGGATTTATCTCGTATACCAATATGTCGACAGAAGGATTGAGCGAGCAGGCAGATCAGAACATCAATATCGCACAATGGGGTTTCGCTGTACCGGCATATCCATACCCGCTCAGCTGGGATCAGCGGCATACTGTAAAGATGAACCTGGATGCAAAACTCCCGTTCGGAATAAATGCAGATCTGTATGCAGAATATCATTCACCGCGGCCGTACACTTTCTATCCGACAAAAGATGGATTTGTTCCTCTTGATCCCTCCCAACCGTTCCTCCCCAATAATCGCCGGATGTTCGAAGTATATACCATCGACGTCAAAATTCAGAAATCAATACAAATTCATTCACCCTTTCCCATCGATCTCAGATTGTATGCAGATATCCGTAATGTATTGAATACGAGAAATGTACTCTGGATTGATTCGAATAACCGCACTGGAGGAGAGCTTGACGATCCGAGTGCGTATAGCACACCGCGCCGGGTTCGCATCGGAATTCAATTGCAGTTCTGA